From one Daphnia magna isolate NIES unplaced genomic scaffold, ASM2063170v1.1 Dm_contigs338, whole genome shotgun sequence genomic stretch:
- the LOC123468401 gene encoding uncharacterized protein K02A2.6-like, producing MIELECLGVTWAMYKCRQFIEGLPSFEVITDHKPLIPILNDYAFDKLDNPRLLRLRLKMQRFSFVAKRVPGKSNTDADALSRELVDKATAADELAEGTPSFSPRVAMLSAIELSEPSVLDPVLEKVKSAAAVDPVMFELRELVLRGFTNEKANLSLPMRPFWAVRHQLAIDEGDDIIVMGARVFVPSILRRDIVNDLVDMHQGATKLRQRARLALYRPHMDVDIANAARNCTKCFERLPSHPPEPLVQRQPAYRPFEQIRADLGEHKGKHFLIFVDHFSG from the coding sequence ATGATTGAGCTTGAATGCTTAGGGGTCACATGGGCAATGTACAAGTGCCGGCAATTCATCGAAGGACTACCATCGTTTGAAGTAATAACGGACCACAAGCCATTAATCCCCATCCTGAACGACTATGCCTTTGATAAGCTCGATAATCCACGACTTCTCCGCCTGCGCCTGAAAATGCAGCGATTTTCATTCGTCGCCAAAAGGGTCCCGGGTAAATCGAACACAGACGCCGACGCACTCTCGCGAGAACTAGTCGACAAAGCAACCGCGGCGGACGAGTTAGCCGAAGGAACCCCTTCCTTTTCACCTCGTGTAGCAATGCTAAGTGCCATCGAGTTATCTGAGCCGTCCGTCCTCGACCCAGTGCTAGAGAAAGTAAAATCAGCCGCAGCGGTGGATCCAGTAATGTTCGAACTACGAGAGCTGGTGCTACGTGGatttacaaatgaaaaagccaACCTGTCACTCCCTATGCGTCCATTTTGGGCCGTTCGACATCAGCTAGCCATCGATGAAGGCGACGACATAATCGTAATGGGAGCCCGCGTTTTTGTACCTTCCATTTTACGGCGAGACATCGTCAACGATTTAGTTGATATGCATCAAGGGGCCACCAAGCTACGACAACGAGCACGTCTAGCCCTGTATCGGCCACATATGGACGTTGACATTGCCAATGCGGCCCGCAATTGCACCAAATGCTTCGAACGCTTGCCATCTCATCCTCCAGAACCCTTGGTCCAGCGCCAACCGGCATATCGACCATTTGAGCAGATCAGGGCCGACCTCGGAGAACACAAAGGCAAACActttctcattttcgtcgaCCATTTTAGCGGCTGA